The Leifsonia williamsii genome includes a region encoding these proteins:
- the nrdR gene encoding transcriptional regulator NrdR, with translation MFCPFCRHPDSRVIDSRTSDDGLSIRRRRQCPECGRRFSTTETASLSVIKRSGVVEPFSREKIVLGVRKACQGRPVTDSDLAVLAQKVEETIRSTGASQIDANDIGLAILPELRELDEVAYLRFASVYQAFDSLEDFETAIGQLRLSHHGEPVDAQA, from the coding sequence ATGTTCTGTCCTTTCTGCCGCCACCCCGACTCCCGCGTCATCGACTCGCGGACGAGCGACGACGGACTCTCCATCCGTCGCCGGCGGCAGTGCCCCGAGTGCGGCCGCCGCTTCTCGACCACCGAGACCGCGAGCCTCAGCGTGATCAAGCGCTCGGGCGTCGTGGAGCCGTTCAGCCGCGAGAAGATCGTGCTCGGCGTGCGCAAGGCGTGCCAGGGCCGTCCGGTGACCGACTCCGACCTGGCGGTGCTGGCGCAGAAGGTGGAGGAGACCATCCGCTCCACCGGCGCCTCGCAGATCGACGCGAACGACATCGGGCTGGCCATCCTTCCGGAGCTGCGCGAGCTCGACGAGGTCGCCTACCTGCGCTTCGCGAGCGTCTACCAGGCGTTCGACTCGCTCGAGGACTTCGAGACCGCCATCGGCCAGCTCCGCCTGTCGCACCACGGCGAGCCCGTCGACGCGCAGGCCTGA
- the hisD gene encoding histidinol dehydrogenase: MMQTIDLRGVQPTRAAFERLVPRPVVDVQAAMHVAAELIDDVRARGAAALAEQASRFDGVVPASVRVPAADIAAAVEALPAEVREALEEAIARVRQATAAQVPPPAETRIGPGAVIAQRWQPVERAGLYVPGGKAVYPSSVVMNAVPAQVAGVASVALASPPQRAFGGAVHPVILGAAGLLGIDEVYAMGGAGAIGALAYGVDGLGLDPVQVITGPGNIYVAAAKRVVRGQTGIDSEAGTTEILVIADDTADARYVAADLISQAEHDEAAASLLVTDSPAFADRVRAELEPLVAATRHADRVRTALGGQQSGVVLVDDLAAAAAFSNAYGPEHLELQTADTDALLALIQNAGAIFVGPSSPVSLGDYLAGSNHVLPTGGQARFSPGLGAYSFLRPQQVIRYDREALRGVADRIVALSGAEDLPAHGEAVTVRFNG; this comes from the coding sequence ATGATGCAGACCATCGACCTCCGCGGAGTCCAGCCTACTCGCGCCGCCTTCGAGCGCCTCGTCCCGCGTCCCGTGGTGGACGTGCAGGCGGCCATGCATGTCGCGGCTGAGCTCATCGACGATGTGCGCGCCCGCGGCGCGGCGGCCCTCGCGGAGCAGGCGTCCCGGTTCGACGGCGTCGTGCCTGCCTCCGTGCGCGTCCCGGCCGCCGACATCGCCGCCGCGGTGGAGGCGCTGCCGGCCGAGGTGCGCGAGGCTCTGGAGGAGGCGATCGCCCGCGTCCGGCAGGCGACCGCCGCGCAGGTACCGCCGCCCGCCGAGACGCGCATCGGACCCGGCGCCGTCATCGCGCAGCGGTGGCAGCCGGTCGAGCGCGCCGGCCTGTATGTTCCGGGTGGCAAGGCCGTCTATCCGTCGTCGGTCGTCATGAACGCGGTCCCCGCTCAGGTCGCAGGCGTCGCCTCCGTCGCACTGGCGAGTCCTCCCCAGCGCGCGTTCGGCGGCGCCGTGCACCCCGTCATCCTGGGCGCCGCAGGCCTGCTCGGCATCGACGAGGTCTACGCGATGGGAGGCGCCGGAGCGATCGGCGCGCTGGCCTACGGTGTCGACGGCCTCGGCCTCGACCCGGTCCAGGTGATCACCGGCCCCGGCAACATCTACGTCGCCGCCGCGAAGCGCGTGGTGCGCGGCCAGACCGGCATCGACTCCGAGGCCGGCACCACCGAGATCCTCGTGATCGCCGACGACACCGCGGACGCCCGCTACGTCGCCGCCGACCTGATCAGTCAGGCCGAGCACGACGAGGCCGCGGCCTCCTTGCTGGTCACCGACAGCCCCGCCTTCGCCGACCGCGTCCGCGCCGAGCTGGAGCCGCTGGTCGCCGCGACCCGCCACGCCGACCGCGTGCGGACGGCGCTGGGCGGACAGCAGTCCGGCGTCGTGCTGGTCGACGACCTCGCCGCCGCGGCCGCCTTCAGCAACGCCTACGGTCCGGAGCACCTCGAGCTGCAGACCGCCGACACCGACGCGCTGCTCGCGCTGATCCAGAACGCGGGCGCGATCTTCGTCGGCCCGAGCTCGCCGGTCAGCCTCGGCGACTACCTCGCCGGCTCGAACCACGTGCTCCCGACCGGCGGACAGGCGCGGTTCTCGCCGGGCCTCGGCGCGTACTCGTTCCTGCGCCCGCAGCAGGTCATCCGATACGACCGGGAGGCTCTGCGCGGCGTCGCCGACCGCATCGTCGCGCTCTCGGGGGCCGAGGACCTGCCCGCGCACGGCGAGGCCGTGACCGTGCGCTTCAACGGCTGA
- a CDS encoding flavin reductase family protein, producing the protein MNSAAPVPPTDPTPDLSAFRQAFRRHAAGVAIVTALTPEGEPVGFTATSLASLAAVPPLATFNMALSASSWPAIAETDRVVIHMLGAGNKPTAEILSADNSRRFDGDHWYRGPHGLPIIKDVTAWMVGRIVERVAVHNSAVVVVQIEGGELGAEDAPLLYHERRYHRPAELDD; encoded by the coding sequence ATGAACAGCGCAGCCCCCGTGCCTCCGACCGACCCGACGCCCGACCTTTCCGCGTTCCGCCAGGCCTTCCGCCGGCACGCCGCGGGGGTCGCGATCGTCACGGCCCTGACGCCGGAGGGCGAGCCGGTCGGGTTCACGGCGACGTCGCTGGCCTCGCTCGCGGCGGTGCCGCCGCTCGCCACGTTCAACATGGCCCTGTCGGCATCGAGCTGGCCGGCGATCGCCGAGACCGACCGCGTCGTCATCCACATGCTGGGGGCGGGCAACAAGCCGACAGCCGAGATCCTGTCGGCCGACAACAGCCGCCGCTTCGACGGCGACCACTGGTACCGCGGGCCGCACGGCCTCCCAATCATCAAGGACGTGACGGCGTGGATGGTCGGCCGCATCGTCGAGCGCGTCGCCGTGCACAACAGCGCGGTCGTCGTCGTGCAGATCGAGGGCGGCGAGCTGGGCGCGGAGGACGCACCGCTGCTGTACCACGAGCGGCGCTACCACCGCCCGGCCGAGCTCGACGACTGA
- the dnaE gene encoding DNA polymerase III subunit alpha, whose protein sequence is MSDSFVHLHVHSEYSMLDGAARVKPLVEAAVEQGMPAVAVTDHGNMFGAFDFWRTATDAGIKPIIGTEAYLTPRTHRTDKTRVRWGDGGGDDVSGSGAYTHMTMLAATTEGMHNLFRMSSYASMEGYYFKPRMDRELLERYGKGIIATTGCPSGEVQTRLRLGQYDEAVKAAAEFRDIFGKENFFAEIMDHGLGIERRIMSDLIRLAKDLGLPLVATNDLHYTHAGDAQSHAALLCVQSGSTLDDPNRFKFDADEFYLKTPEQMRQLFRDYPEACDNTLAIAERCDVRFDTAANYMPRFPVPEGETEQSWFVKEVEKGLHERYPNGITEDVRKQADYEIGVISQMGFPGYFLVVADFINWSKRNGIRVGPGRGSGAGSMAAYAMRITDLDPLQHGLIFERFLNPDRVSMPDFDVDFDDRRRGEVIKYVTEKYGSERVAQIVTYGTIKAKQALKDSGRVLGFPFSMGEKLTKAMPPPVMGKDIPLTGIFDKNHPRYKEAVDIRAVVETDPEAKTVFDTALGLENLKRQWGVHAAGVIMSSDPLIDIIPIMKREQDGQIVTQFDYPACESLGLIKMDFLGLRNLTIINDALDNIRDNRGEDLVLEDLELDDRPAYELLSRGDTLGVFQLDGGPMRSLLRLMKPDNFEDISALIALYRPGPMGANSHTNYALRKNGLQEITPIHPELAEPLQDILSTSYGLIIYQEQVMAIAQKVAGFSLGQADILRRAMGKKKKSELDKQFAGFSQGMVDNGYSMDAVNKLWEILLPFSDYAFNKAHSAAYGVISYWTAYLKAHYPAEYMAALLTSVGDSKDKMALYLNECRRMGIKVLPPDVNESNLYFAAVGQDIRFGMGAVRNVGANVVEGVREARETKGRFESFHDFLNKVPIHAANKRTVESLIKAGAFDSLGHTRRALVEVHEDAVESAVKIKRSEANGDVGFDFDSLWAEDEVGQTQHHIPERPEWAKRDKLAFERDMLGLYVSDHPLAGLELPLAKLASTSIADLVGSDNIQDGETVTIAGLVTSVQHRVAKASGNQYGMIQVEDFGGELTVMFMGKAYQEFSPMLQGDAIVVVRGRVSLRDDGMNLHAFSLMTPDLGQADDHGPLMITMADQRATTDTVTSLAEVLSRHPGDSEVRLRLVKGPVARVFEVPRPVKVSPDLYGELKGLLGPNCLV, encoded by the coding sequence ATGAGCGACTCCTTCGTCCACCTCCACGTCCACAGCGAGTACTCGATGCTCGACGGCGCCGCGCGCGTCAAGCCGCTCGTCGAGGCGGCGGTCGAGCAGGGCATGCCCGCCGTCGCGGTCACCGACCACGGCAACATGTTCGGCGCGTTCGATTTCTGGCGCACCGCGACCGACGCCGGCATCAAGCCGATCATCGGCACGGAGGCCTACCTCACCCCGCGCACGCACCGCACCGACAAGACGCGCGTGCGCTGGGGCGACGGCGGCGGCGACGACGTCTCCGGCTCGGGCGCGTACACGCACATGACCATGCTCGCGGCGACGACCGAGGGCATGCACAACCTGTTCCGGATGTCGTCGTACGCCTCCATGGAGGGCTACTACTTCAAGCCCCGCATGGACCGGGAGCTGCTGGAGCGCTACGGCAAGGGCATCATCGCCACCACCGGCTGCCCGTCGGGCGAGGTGCAGACGCGGCTGCGGCTCGGCCAGTACGACGAGGCCGTGAAGGCGGCGGCCGAGTTCCGCGACATCTTCGGCAAGGAGAACTTCTTCGCCGAGATCATGGATCACGGTCTCGGCATCGAGCGCCGCATCATGAGCGACCTCATCCGGCTGGCGAAAGACCTCGGCCTGCCGCTGGTCGCCACCAACGACCTCCACTACACGCACGCCGGCGACGCCCAGAGCCACGCCGCGCTGCTGTGCGTGCAGTCCGGCTCCACGCTCGACGACCCCAACCGGTTCAAGTTCGACGCCGACGAGTTCTACCTCAAGACGCCCGAGCAGATGCGGCAGCTGTTCCGCGACTACCCGGAGGCGTGCGACAACACGCTCGCCATCGCCGAGCGCTGCGACGTGCGCTTCGACACGGCGGCCAACTACATGCCGCGCTTCCCCGTCCCCGAGGGCGAGACCGAGCAGTCCTGGTTCGTGAAGGAGGTCGAGAAGGGCCTCCACGAGCGCTACCCGAACGGCATCACGGAGGACGTGCGCAAGCAGGCCGACTACGAGATCGGCGTCATCTCGCAGATGGGCTTCCCCGGCTACTTCCTCGTCGTCGCCGACTTCATCAACTGGTCGAAGCGCAACGGCATCCGGGTCGGCCCGGGCCGTGGCTCCGGCGCGGGCTCGATGGCGGCGTACGCGATGCGGATCACCGACCTCGACCCGCTGCAGCACGGCCTCATCTTCGAGCGCTTCCTCAACCCCGACCGCGTCTCCATGCCCGACTTCGACGTCGACTTCGACGACCGCCGCCGCGGCGAGGTCATCAAGTACGTGACCGAGAAGTACGGCTCGGAGCGCGTCGCGCAGATCGTCACCTACGGCACGATCAAGGCCAAGCAGGCCCTCAAGGACTCCGGCCGCGTGCTCGGCTTCCCGTTCTCGATGGGCGAGAAGCTGACGAAGGCGATGCCGCCGCCCGTCATGGGCAAGGACATCCCGCTCACCGGGATCTTCGACAAGAACCACCCGCGCTACAAGGAGGCCGTCGACATCCGGGCGGTCGTCGAGACCGACCCCGAGGCCAAGACCGTCTTCGACACCGCGCTCGGGCTCGAGAACCTCAAGCGCCAGTGGGGCGTGCACGCCGCCGGCGTGATCATGTCGTCGGATCCGCTGATCGACATCATCCCGATCATGAAGCGCGAGCAGGACGGCCAGATCGTCACGCAGTTCGACTACCCGGCGTGCGAGTCGCTCGGCCTGATCAAGATGGACTTCCTGGGGCTGCGCAACCTCACGATCATCAACGACGCGCTCGACAACATCCGCGACAACCGCGGCGAGGACCTCGTCCTGGAGGACCTCGAGCTCGACGACAGGCCGGCCTACGAGCTGCTCTCCCGCGGTGACACGCTCGGCGTGTTCCAGCTCGACGGCGGGCCGATGCGCTCGCTGCTGCGCCTGATGAAGCCGGACAACTTCGAGGACATCTCGGCACTGATCGCGCTGTACCGCCCGGGCCCGATGGGTGCGAACTCGCACACCAACTACGCCCTGCGCAAGAACGGGCTGCAGGAGATCACGCCGATCCACCCCGAGCTGGCGGAACCGCTGCAAGACATCCTGTCTACCAGCTACGGCCTGATCATCTACCAGGAGCAGGTGATGGCCATCGCGCAGAAGGTCGCCGGCTTCTCGCTCGGACAGGCCGACATCCTCCGCCGCGCGATGGGCAAGAAGAAGAAGTCCGAGCTGGACAAGCAGTTCGCCGGCTTCTCGCAGGGCATGGTCGACAACGGCTACTCGATGGACGCGGTCAACAAGCTGTGGGAGATCCTCCTGCCGTTCTCCGACTACGCGTTCAACAAAGCCCACTCGGCCGCGTACGGCGTCATCTCGTACTGGACCGCGTACCTCAAGGCGCACTACCCGGCGGAGTACATGGCCGCGCTGCTCACCAGCGTCGGCGACTCCAAGGACAAGATGGCGCTCTACCTCAACGAGTGCCGCCGCATGGGCATCAAGGTGCTGCCGCCCGACGTCAACGAGTCCAACCTGTACTTCGCGGCGGTCGGCCAGGACATCCGCTTCGGCATGGGCGCGGTGCGCAACGTCGGCGCGAACGTGGTCGAGGGCGTCCGTGAGGCGCGCGAGACCAAGGGGCGGTTCGAGTCGTTCCACGACTTCCTGAACAAGGTGCCGATCCACGCCGCCAACAAGCGCACGGTCGAGTCGCTGATCAAGGCGGGCGCCTTCGACTCGCTCGGCCACACCCGCCGTGCGCTCGTCGAGGTGCACGAGGACGCGGTGGAGTCCGCGGTCAAGATCAAGCGCAGCGAGGCCAACGGCGACGTGGGCTTCGACTTCGACAGCCTGTGGGCCGAGGACGAGGTCGGCCAGACCCAGCACCACATCCCGGAGCGGCCCGAGTGGGCCAAGCGCGACAAGCTCGCCTTCGAGCGCGACATGCTCGGCCTCTACGTCTCCGACCACCCGCTCGCCGGGCTGGAGCTGCCGCTCGCGAAGCTGGCGAGCACCTCCATCGCCGATCTGGTCGGGTCCGACAACATCCAGGACGGCGAGACGGTGACGATCGCCGGCCTCGTGACCAGCGTGCAGCACCGCGTGGCGAAGGCGTCGGGCAACCAGTACGGCATGATCCAGGTCGAGGACTTCGGCGGCGAGCTCACGGTCATGTTCATGGGCAAGGCGTACCAGGAGTTCTCGCCGATGCTGCAGGGCGACGCGATCGTCGTCGTGCGCGGCCGGGTCAGCCTCCGCGACGACGGGATGAACCTGCACGCGTTCAGCCTGATGACCCCCGACCTCGGCCAGGCCGACGACCACGGGCCGCTCATGATCACCATGGCGGACCAGCGCGCGACCACCGACACCGTCACGTCGCTCGCCGAGGTGCTCTCGCGGCACCCGGGCGACAGCGAGGTGCGGCTGCGGCTGGTCAAGGGTCCGGTCGCGCGCGTCTTCGAGGTGCCGCGCCCGGTGAAGGTCAGCCCCGACCTGTACGGCGAGCTGAAGGGCCTCCTCGGCCCGAACTGCCTGGTCTAA
- a CDS encoding RluA family pseudouridine synthase, whose amino-acid sequence MESRSFPIPDGLDGSRVDAGLAKLLGFSRSFAAEIVEAGGVTVDGRAVDKSDRLPGGSWLEVSWQPREEVRIVPIAVPELTIVHDDDDIVVIDKPVGVAAHPSVGWEGPTVLGALAAAGFRISTSGAAERAGIVHRLDAGTSGLMVVAKSERAYTHLKRAFHDRTVEKIYHAVVQGHPDPLTGTIDAPIGRHPRSDWKFAVVAGGKPSVTHYETIEAFPAASLLEIHLETGRTHQIRVHMAAQRHPCVGDAMYGADPALSSRLGLTRQWLHAVQLAFEHPATGEWVTFTTTYPDDLQHALDVLRES is encoded by the coding sequence GTGGAGTCGCGCAGCTTCCCCATCCCCGACGGACTGGACGGCTCGCGCGTCGACGCGGGGCTCGCCAAGCTCCTCGGCTTCTCGCGCAGCTTCGCGGCCGAGATCGTGGAGGCCGGCGGCGTGACCGTCGACGGCCGTGCGGTCGACAAGTCCGACCGCCTGCCCGGCGGCTCGTGGCTCGAGGTGTCGTGGCAGCCGCGCGAGGAGGTGCGGATCGTCCCCATCGCCGTGCCGGAGCTCACGATCGTGCACGACGACGACGACATCGTCGTCATCGACAAGCCGGTGGGCGTCGCCGCCCATCCCTCGGTCGGCTGGGAGGGCCCGACGGTCCTCGGCGCGCTGGCCGCCGCCGGCTTCCGCATCTCGACGTCGGGCGCCGCCGAGCGCGCCGGGATCGTGCACCGCCTCGATGCGGGCACCAGCGGTCTGATGGTGGTCGCCAAGTCCGAGCGCGCATACACGCACCTGAAGCGCGCCTTCCACGACCGCACCGTCGAGAAGATCTACCACGCCGTGGTGCAGGGCCACCCCGACCCGCTCACCGGCACCATCGACGCCCCGATCGGCCGTCACCCGCGCTCCGACTGGAAGTTCGCCGTCGTCGCCGGCGGCAAACCGTCCGTCACGCACTACGAGACCATCGAGGCGTTCCCGGCGGCGAGCCTGCTGGAGATCCACCTCGAGACGGGCCGCACGCACCAGATCCGCGTCCACATGGCGGCGCAGCGGCACCCCTGCGTCGGCGACGCGATGTACGGCGCCGATCCCGCGCTGTCGTCCCGGCTGGGTCTCACGCGGCAGTGGCTGCACGCCGTCCAGCTCGCCTTCGAGCACCCGGCGACGGGGGAGTGGGTGACGTTCACGACGACGTATCCGGACGACCTGCAACACGCCTTGGACGTCCTCCGAGAGTCGTAG